GATTGGTTGAGTATTATTGGTTGTGGATTACACTCCAAACGATACCTTCAAACTCAATGATGATGAGATGATTGTCAGCGAATTGTATGGCATTTGTAACAGAAATCCCCCCTCTCCAGTTCAAAAAGCCGGTTTTTTGTAGTATCCTCGGGAATACCCGGCTGAGTACCGTGCCGGGCATATCCGGTGCAGGTCCAACTCCGGAGAAAACATTGTTTACCCCGGCTCTCGATGCGGAATTGATTGTTCATGGCAGTATTACGAGCATGCCGGCTAAACCCAATACCCCCACTGGTTGCCCGACACCGGCCACCATCACCCGTGCAATGATGGAACTCACTGGCATTAGTCCTCTTTTCATCAATGCCGGACTTGCCCACAATCCAACCGTGCCCTGTCTTGATGTATATGGGGGTGTCGGCGCGGATCCCCGGGAACAGGATGCCATTCCGTGCGCAGAAGCCCTTTACCAGTGTGGCATATGGATTGGAAAATTTTTATCGGGATTAGGAGACCTGCTGGTGCTCGGGGAATGTGTTCCCGGAGGAACAACCACGGCGCTCTGCGTACTCAGGGCGCTTGGATATTCAGCGTCTGTGAGCAGCAGTTTTGTAAAAAATCCATTATCAAAAA
Above is a genomic segment from Methanoregula sp. containing:
- a CDS encoding TIGR00303 family protein; this translates as MAFVTEIPPLQFKKPVFCSILGNTRLSTVPGISGAGPTPEKTLFTPALDAELIVHGSITSMPAKPNTPTGCPTPATITRAMMELTGISPLFINAGLAHNPTVPCLDVYGGVGADPREQDAIPCAEALYQCGIWIGKFLSGLGDLLVLGECVPGGTTTALCVLRALGYSASVSSSFVKNPLSKKEEVSRIVIDRIRSAGITDPLNIIRATGDPMMPVACGIARSYSGNLILAGGTQMLSVAGLVRAMGGRVPLIATTSFVRDDPSANVIQLSEEIGVKMVYVDPGFEDLGHSGLARYCIGEVKEGMGAGGAMLLAYLMGHSPVEIREKIYETVSVYS